A single genomic interval of Sander lucioperca isolate FBNREF2018 chromosome 9, SLUC_FBN_1.2, whole genome shotgun sequence harbors:
- the LOC116042311 gene encoding carbohydrate sulfotransferase 12-like, translated as MAPCRGFLQFLGFLGSMFVIMMFFFRWDMLPEMRAEGIHQQQELRKKLLRETCDGDRDAFTEGKHSLDDLSDKELENLIVDDKHCIIYCYIPKFQRRNEYFYLNFARDILRLYGNLTNPPQTVDKAFASGVHPSFYNFIQYLLDPQTEKKQPFEPHWRQMYRQCHPCLIQYDFVGHLKTHQQDAGQLLKMLKLEDDIKFPPSYENMTSPASVLDWFSTVPLEDRRKLYKLYERDFRLFGYRRPGELLDS; from the exons ATGGCACCATGCAGAGGATTCCTGCAGTTCCTCGGATTTTTGGGATCCATGTTTGTCATCATGATGTTCTTCTTCCGATGGGACATGTTACCAGAAATGAGAG CAGAGGGGATCCATCAGCAGCAGGAACTGAGAAAGAAGCTGCTAAGAGAAACGTGTGATGGTGACAGAGACGCATTTACTGAGGGCAAGCACAGTTTAGATGACTTGAGTGACAAAGAGCTGGAGAACCTAATTGTGGATGACAAACACTGCATCATCTATTGTTACATTCCCAAG TTCCAGCGGCGCAATGAGTACTTCTATCTAAACTTTGCCCGGGACATTCTGCGCCTGTATGGTAACCTGACTAATCCACCACAGACGGTGGACAAGGCATTTGCATCCGGGGTACACCCCTCATTTTACAACTTCATTCAGTACTTGCTGGACCCGCAGACAGAGAAGAAGCAGCCCTTTGAACCCCACTGGAGGCAGATGTACCGCCAATGCCACCCCTGCCTCATCCA GTATGATTTCGTTGGCCATCTGAAGACTCATCAACAGGACGCTGGACAGCTGCTGAAGATGTTAAAGCTGGAGGACGACATCAAGTTCCCTCCTTCCTATGAAAACATGACTTCCCCTGCTTCTGTGTTGGACTGGTTCAGCACAGTGCCTCTAGAGGACAGGAGGAAGCTGTACAAGCTCTATGAGAGGGATTTCAGGCTTTTTGGCTACAGAAGGCCTGGAGAATTGCTTGATAGTTGA